The following proteins come from a genomic window of Miscanthus floridulus cultivar M001 chromosome 2, ASM1932011v1, whole genome shotgun sequence:
- the LOC136540238 gene encoding imidazole glycerol phosphate synthase hisHF, chloroplastic-like: MDVLNSTGMADALREYIQRDRPFLGICLGLQLLFDSSEENGPVSGLGVIPGVVRRFDSSNGLIVPHIGWNALQITKDTPLLQGADGQHVYFVHSYHILPMLIETAFPRYAIMVTALYPPFQWATFRQFNFTQKRAEAVVVSIDPRRVYVKSQEDVPFKTVKVSTKGPSGEEYAWYQCTVNGGRDSRPIGAYELVKAVEELGAGEILLNCIDCDGQGCGFDIDLVKMVSDAVTIPVIASSGAGAVQHFSEVFEKTNASAALAAGIFHRKEVPILAVKEHLVNAGVEVRV; the protein is encoded by the exons ATGGACGTCCTCAACAGCACGGGCATGGCCGACGCACTCCGTGAGTACATCCAAAGGGATCGCCCCTTCCTAGGCATCTGCCTCGGTCTCCAGCTGCTCTTCGACTCCAGCGAGGAGAACGGCCCGG TGAGCGGCCTTGGTGTGATACCGGGCGTGGTCAGGCGATTCGACTCCTCAAATGGCCTCATAGTTCCACATATTGGCTGGAACGCTCTCCAGATCACCAAGGACACGCCACTGCTGCAGGGAGCTGATGGCCAACATGTGTACTTTGTTCACTCATACCACATACTGCCT ATGCTAATAGAGACTGCATTTCCTCGATATGCAATTATGGTGACAGCTTTATATCCTCCATTTCAATGGGCAACGTTCAGGCAGTTCAATTTCACCCAGAAAAGAGCGGAG GCCGTAGTTGTCAGTATTGATCCTCGGCGGGTATATGTCAAAAGTCAAGAAGATGTGCCATTTAAAACTGTAAAGGTGTCCACTAAAG GTCCATCAGGAGAAGAATATGCATGGTACCAGTGCACA GTGAATGGTGGGCGTGATAGCCGACCTATAGGAGCATATGAACTAGTGAAAGCTGTGGAAGAATTGGGTGCAGGAGAAATACTTCTTAACTGCATTGATTGTGATG GCCAAGGCTGTGGATTTGACATAGATTTGGTTAAAATGGTTTCTGATGCTGTGACAATCCCAGTCATTGCGAGCAGTGGTGCTGGTGCTGTTCAACATTTTTCTGAAGTCTTTGAGAAAACAAATGCTTCTGCTGCCCTTGCTGCTGGCATTTTCCACCGGAAAGAG GTTCCCATACTAGCAGTGAAAGAGCATCTGGTCAATGCTGGTGTGGAGGTCAGGGTGTAG